From one Phycodurus eques isolate BA_2022a chromosome 6, UOR_Pequ_1.1, whole genome shotgun sequence genomic stretch:
- the prom1b gene encoding prominin 1 b isoform X5, producing MLWTRWLVLLLCWWGSASGHYQQPKQGDSRADPHRQRSAPPVEPLDFGFVPAAVYDTHAYYEPGAMGILFHMVHAFLFVVQPNSFPKDLIVKVIQQNMGGIKLEEWRKPDNVVLLLEGFYYELGFLVCATIGLLFVVLVPVLGMCFCVCRCCENCGGEMHQRQRKNTDCRRGFFTATLIVTTILIILGVVVAHAANHNMSSHIKSTRRFINTNIRDLKTFANNTPAQIEYMTAQYTTAKNKVLSELDNIGPLLGGRIHSQLEKEVVPSLDTALRMAGAMRETKEALENVSSSLQVLQEGTDRLKDSLSTERASLSNTLSDPACTNGAVSPSCNAIRSTLFQLGINADFSKLPGVDYALENVHTVLKTDLSNIIQRGYSSFNDTPRLVKEQTKNIVAGVKGMLDKIGSEINNFAKMFPVEASLANFTIFLSQGQKNIESYYAQIDQIDFYRWIGCVAVLCMVVLILSFNLLGLLCGTCGYDKQATPTTRGCLSNTGGNLLMAGVGFSFVFAWVLMAIVTTLFVVGGNVEKILCEPLANRQLFQIIDTPFLVHPAKKNFLPGMLFQNPNIDLTLGSMYRECYDNNGLYHALQLETMFNINSFLNRTVYNKDLAKVFESVQVDLQDITLLEHTGRDNLINFANAGIGIIDYEAYLAEVNKGVTLVDLLTFSTDLEGQADQLPRGALENALKGHASSIRQIHRELVVPMEQAMKYVRARSTMSQSIKQLQKTSSDLPVKVTNILSAIDAAEYLISNNASHVVNQETKNYAQSLVGYFKQYTDWVHNSLTAEVAQCKPISNIVDSMEIVACSFIADSVNTFWFGLGLCSIVLLPSIIISIKLAKYYRRMDTEDVFEDSSPYSDTLIQFPRASAPPICSDC from the exons ATGTTGTGGACACGGTGGCTCGTGTTGCTGCTGTGCTGGTGGGGTTCCGCGAGCGGCCATTATCAGCAGCCGAAGCAGGGTGACTCGAGAGCGGACCCCCACCGGCAGCGCTCGGCACCGCCGGTGGAGCCGCTGGATTTTGGCTTCGTCCCGGCGGCGGTGTACGACACGCACGCCTACTACGAGCCCGGGGCGATGGGGATACTCTTCCACATGGTCCACGCTTTTCTCTTCGTGGTCCAGCCAAACTCCTTCCCCAAAG atCTGATTGTTAAAGTAATTCAGCAAAATATGGGAGGAATCAAACTTGAAGAATGGAGAAAG CCAGACAACGTTGTCCTCCTGCTCGAG GGATTCTACTATGAGCTGGGCTTCCTGGTCTGCGCGACCATCGGCCTCTTGTTCGTGGTCCTGGTCCCCGTGTTGGGCATGTGCTTCTGTGTTTGTCGTTGCTGCGAGAATTGCGGAGGAGAGATGCACCAGAGACAGAGGAAGAACACCGACTGCCGACGAGGCTTCTTCACAGCCACGCTCATCGTCACCACCATTTTAATTAT TTTGGGGGTGGTCGTGGCCCACGCGGCAAACCACAACATGAGCTCTCACATCAAGAGCACTCGGCGGTTCATTAACACCAACATCAGAGACTTGAAGACGTTCGCCAATAACACGCCTGCG CAAATCGAATACATGACAGCACAATACACAACAGCCAAGAATAAAGTCCTGTCCGAACTTGACA ACATTGGACCTTTGCTGGGTGGGAGGATTCACAGTCAGCTGGAGAAGGAGGTCGTTCCCTCCCTGGACACGGCCCTGCGTATGGCTGGAG CCATGCGTGAGACCAAGGAGGCCCTGGAGAACGTCAGCTCTTCACTGCAGGTTCTCCAAGAAGGCACGGATAGGCTCAAGGACAGTCTGTCCACAGAGCGAGCGTCGCTGTCCAACACTTTGTCAGACCCAGCCTGCACCAACGGTGCCGTGTCGCCAAGCTGCAACGCCATTCGATCCACCCTCTTCCAGCTGGGTATCAATGCTGACTTCTCAAAG CTCCCAGGTGTGGACTATGCCTTGGAGAACGTCCACACGGTCCTGAAAACAGACCTCAGCAACATTATACAGAGG GGCTACTCGTCCTTCAATGACACGCCGAGGCTGGTCAAagaacaaaccaaaaacattgtAGCAG gggTGAAAGGAATGCTAGATAAAATCGGCTCAGAGATCAACAACTTTGCCAAGATGTTTCCAGTGGAGGCGTCGCTAGCCAACTTCACTATATTCCTCAGCCAGGGGCAGAAAAACATTGAGTCCTACTATGCCCAGATTGACCAGATCGACTTCTACAG GTGGATTGGCTGCGTGGCGGTACTGTGCATGGTGGTCCTCATCCTGTCCTTCAACCTCCTGGGGCTGCTGTGCGGTACATGCGGCTACGACAAGCAGGCCACGCCAACCACCCGCGGCTGCCTGTCCAACACTGGCGGGAACCTGCTCATGGC CGGGGTGGgcttctccttcgtcttcgcCTGGGTGCTGATGGCCATCGTCACCACGCTGTTCGTCGTCGGTGGCAATGTGGAGAAGATACTATGTGAGCCACTGGCCAACCGGCAGCTGTTCCAG ATCATAGACACGCCTTTCCTTGTCCATCCGGCCAAGAAGAACTTCCTTCCTGGGATGCTGTTTCAGAACCCGAACATTGACTTAACACTGGGAAGCATGTACag ggagtGCTACGATAACAACGGCTTGTATCATGCTCTGCAGCTTGAGACCAtgttcaacatcaactccttCCTCAACAGGACAGTG TACAATAAGGACCTGGCCAAAGTATTTGAGAGTGTGCAGGTGGACCTGCAGGACATCACGCTGCTGGAGCACACGGGCAGAGACAACCTCATCAACTTTGCCAACGCGGGCATCGGAATCATCGACTACGAAGCATACCTGGCTGAG GTGAATAAGGGAGTCACACTTGTGgaccttctgaccttctccacTGACCTGGAGGGCCAGGCTGACCAGCTT ccaCGTGGCGCCCTGGAGAATGCGCTGAAAGGTCATGCCAGCAGCATCCGACAGATTCACAGAGAACTGGTGGTCCCCATGGAGCAAGCCATG AAATATGTCCGTGCCAGG AGCACCATGAGTCAAAGTATAAAGCAGCTGCAGAAAACCTCCAGTGACCTGCCG GTGAAGGTGACCAACATCCTGAGCGCCATTGACGCAGCAGAGTACCTCATCAGTAACAACGCCTCACATGTGGTGAACCAG gagaccaaaAACTATGCCCAAAGCTTGGTGGGATACTTCAAACAGTACACAGACTGGGTTCACAACTCT CTGACTGCAGAAGTGGCTCAGTGTAAACCCATCAGCAACATTGTGGACAGCATGGAGATTGTAGCATGCAGCTTCATTGCAGACTCAGTG aaTACGTTCTGGTTCGGACTGGGACTCTGCAGCATCGTCCTGCTCCCCAGTATCATCATCTCCATCAAACTGGCCAAATACTACCGAAGAATGGACACGGAAGACGTCTTTGAAGA tAGCTCCCCCTATAGTGACACCCTGATCCAATTCCCTCGAGCCTCGGCTCCCCCAATCTGCTCCGACTGCTGA
- the prom1b gene encoding prominin 1 b isoform X4: MLWTRWLVLLLCWWGSASGHYQQPKQGDSRADPHRQRSAPPVEPLDFGFVPAAVYDTHAYYEPGAMGILFHMVHAFLFVVQPNSFPKDLIVKVIQQNMGGIKLEEWRKPDNVVLLLEGFYYELGFLVCATIGLLFVVLVPVLGMCFCVCRCCENCGGEMHQRQRKNTDCRRGFFTATLIVTTILIILGVVVAHAANHNMSSHIKSTRRFINTNIRDLKTFANNTPAQIEYMTAQYTTAKNKVLSELDNIGPLLGGRIHSQLEKEVVPSLDTALRMAGAMRETKEALENVSSSLQVLQEGTDRLKDSLSTERASLSNTLSDPACTNGAVSPSCNAIRSTLFQLGINADFSKLPGVDYALENVHTVLKTDLSNIIQRGYSSFNDTPRLVKEQTKNIVAVLPRVKGMLDKIGSEINNFAKMFPVEASLANFTIFLSQGQKNIESYYAQIDQIDFYRWIGCVAVLCMVVLILSFNLLGLLCGTCGYDKQATPTTRGCLSNTGGNLLMAGVGFSFVFAWVLMAIVTTLFVVGGNVEKILCEPLANRQLFQIIDTPFLVHPAKKNFLPGMLFQNPNIDLTLGSMYRECYDNNGLYHALQLETMFNINSFLNRTVYNKDLAKVFESVQVDLQDITLLEHTGRDNLINFANAGIGIIDYEAYLAEVNKGVTLVDLLTFSTDLEGQADQLPRGALENALKGHASSIRQIHRELVVPMEQAMKYVRARSTMSQSIKQLQKTSSDLPVKVTNILSAIDAAEYLISNNASHVVNQETKNYAQSLVGYFKQYTDWVHNSLTAEVAQCKPISNIVDSMEIVACSFIADSVNTFWFGLGLCSIVLLPSIIISIKLAKYYRRMDTEDVFEDSSPYSDTLIQFPRASAPPICSDC; this comes from the exons ATGTTGTGGACACGGTGGCTCGTGTTGCTGCTGTGCTGGTGGGGTTCCGCGAGCGGCCATTATCAGCAGCCGAAGCAGGGTGACTCGAGAGCGGACCCCCACCGGCAGCGCTCGGCACCGCCGGTGGAGCCGCTGGATTTTGGCTTCGTCCCGGCGGCGGTGTACGACACGCACGCCTACTACGAGCCCGGGGCGATGGGGATACTCTTCCACATGGTCCACGCTTTTCTCTTCGTGGTCCAGCCAAACTCCTTCCCCAAAG atCTGATTGTTAAAGTAATTCAGCAAAATATGGGAGGAATCAAACTTGAAGAATGGAGAAAG CCAGACAACGTTGTCCTCCTGCTCGAG GGATTCTACTATGAGCTGGGCTTCCTGGTCTGCGCGACCATCGGCCTCTTGTTCGTGGTCCTGGTCCCCGTGTTGGGCATGTGCTTCTGTGTTTGTCGTTGCTGCGAGAATTGCGGAGGAGAGATGCACCAGAGACAGAGGAAGAACACCGACTGCCGACGAGGCTTCTTCACAGCCACGCTCATCGTCACCACCATTTTAATTAT TTTGGGGGTGGTCGTGGCCCACGCGGCAAACCACAACATGAGCTCTCACATCAAGAGCACTCGGCGGTTCATTAACACCAACATCAGAGACTTGAAGACGTTCGCCAATAACACGCCTGCG CAAATCGAATACATGACAGCACAATACACAACAGCCAAGAATAAAGTCCTGTCCGAACTTGACA ACATTGGACCTTTGCTGGGTGGGAGGATTCACAGTCAGCTGGAGAAGGAGGTCGTTCCCTCCCTGGACACGGCCCTGCGTATGGCTGGAG CCATGCGTGAGACCAAGGAGGCCCTGGAGAACGTCAGCTCTTCACTGCAGGTTCTCCAAGAAGGCACGGATAGGCTCAAGGACAGTCTGTCCACAGAGCGAGCGTCGCTGTCCAACACTTTGTCAGACCCAGCCTGCACCAACGGTGCCGTGTCGCCAAGCTGCAACGCCATTCGATCCACCCTCTTCCAGCTGGGTATCAATGCTGACTTCTCAAAG CTCCCAGGTGTGGACTATGCCTTGGAGAACGTCCACACGGTCCTGAAAACAGACCTCAGCAACATTATACAGAGG GGCTACTCGTCCTTCAATGACACGCCGAGGCTGGTCAAagaacaaaccaaaaacattgtAGCAG TGTTACCCC gggTGAAAGGAATGCTAGATAAAATCGGCTCAGAGATCAACAACTTTGCCAAGATGTTTCCAGTGGAGGCGTCGCTAGCCAACTTCACTATATTCCTCAGCCAGGGGCAGAAAAACATTGAGTCCTACTATGCCCAGATTGACCAGATCGACTTCTACAG GTGGATTGGCTGCGTGGCGGTACTGTGCATGGTGGTCCTCATCCTGTCCTTCAACCTCCTGGGGCTGCTGTGCGGTACATGCGGCTACGACAAGCAGGCCACGCCAACCACCCGCGGCTGCCTGTCCAACACTGGCGGGAACCTGCTCATGGC CGGGGTGGgcttctccttcgtcttcgcCTGGGTGCTGATGGCCATCGTCACCACGCTGTTCGTCGTCGGTGGCAATGTGGAGAAGATACTATGTGAGCCACTGGCCAACCGGCAGCTGTTCCAG ATCATAGACACGCCTTTCCTTGTCCATCCGGCCAAGAAGAACTTCCTTCCTGGGATGCTGTTTCAGAACCCGAACATTGACTTAACACTGGGAAGCATGTACag ggagtGCTACGATAACAACGGCTTGTATCATGCTCTGCAGCTTGAGACCAtgttcaacatcaactccttCCTCAACAGGACAGTG TACAATAAGGACCTGGCCAAAGTATTTGAGAGTGTGCAGGTGGACCTGCAGGACATCACGCTGCTGGAGCACACGGGCAGAGACAACCTCATCAACTTTGCCAACGCGGGCATCGGAATCATCGACTACGAAGCATACCTGGCTGAG GTGAATAAGGGAGTCACACTTGTGgaccttctgaccttctccacTGACCTGGAGGGCCAGGCTGACCAGCTT ccaCGTGGCGCCCTGGAGAATGCGCTGAAAGGTCATGCCAGCAGCATCCGACAGATTCACAGAGAACTGGTGGTCCCCATGGAGCAAGCCATG AAATATGTCCGTGCCAGG AGCACCATGAGTCAAAGTATAAAGCAGCTGCAGAAAACCTCCAGTGACCTGCCG GTGAAGGTGACCAACATCCTGAGCGCCATTGACGCAGCAGAGTACCTCATCAGTAACAACGCCTCACATGTGGTGAACCAG gagaccaaaAACTATGCCCAAAGCTTGGTGGGATACTTCAAACAGTACACAGACTGGGTTCACAACTCT CTGACTGCAGAAGTGGCTCAGTGTAAACCCATCAGCAACATTGTGGACAGCATGGAGATTGTAGCATGCAGCTTCATTGCAGACTCAGTG aaTACGTTCTGGTTCGGACTGGGACTCTGCAGCATCGTCCTGCTCCCCAGTATCATCATCTCCATCAAACTGGCCAAATACTACCGAAGAATGGACACGGAAGACGTCTTTGAAGA tAGCTCCCCCTATAGTGACACCCTGATCCAATTCCCTCGAGCCTCGGCTCCCCCAATCTGCTCCGACTGCTGA
- the prom1b gene encoding prominin 1 b isoform X7 — protein MLWTRWLVLLLCWWGSASGHYQQPKQGDSRADPHRQRSAPPVEPLDFGFVPAAVYDTHAYYEPGAMGILFHMVHAFLFVVQPNSFPKDLIVKVIQQNMGGIKLEEWRKPDNVVLLLEGFYYELGFLVCATIGLLFVVLVPVLGMCFCVCRCCENCGGEMHQRQRKNTDCRRGFFTATLIVTTILIILGVVVAHAANHNMSSHIKSTRRFINTNIRDLKTFANNTPAQIEYMTAQYTTAKNKVLSELDNIGPLLGGRIHSQLEKEVVPSLDTALRMAGAMRETKEALENVSSSLQVLQEGTDRLKDSLSTERASLSNTLSDPACTNGAVSPSCNAIRSTLFQLGINADFSKLPGVDYALENVHTVLKTDLSNIIQRGYSSFNDTPRLVKEQTKNIVAVLPRVKGMLDKIGSEINNFAKMFPVEASLANFTIFLSQGQKNIESYYAQIDQIDFYRWIGCVAVLCMVVLILSFNLLGLLCGTCGYDKQATPTTRGCLSNTGGNLLMAGVGFSFVFAWVLMAIVTTLFVVGGNVEKILCEPLANRQLFQIIDTPFLVHPAKKNFLPGMLFQNPNIDLTLGSMYRECYDNNGLYHALQLETMFNINSFLNRTVYNKDLAKVFESVQVDLQDITLLEHTGRDNLINFANAGIGIIDYEAYLAEVNKGVTLVDLLTFSTDLEGQADQLPRGALENALKGHASSIRQIHRELVVPMEQAMSTMSQSIKQLQKTSSDLPVKVTNILSAIDAAEYLISNNASHVVNQETKNYAQSLVGYFKQYTDWVHNSLTAEVAQCKPISNIVDSMEIVACSFIADSVNTFWFGLGLCSIVLLPSIIISIKLAKYYRRMDTEDVFEDSSPYSDTLIQFPRASAPPICSDC, from the exons ATGTTGTGGACACGGTGGCTCGTGTTGCTGCTGTGCTGGTGGGGTTCCGCGAGCGGCCATTATCAGCAGCCGAAGCAGGGTGACTCGAGAGCGGACCCCCACCGGCAGCGCTCGGCACCGCCGGTGGAGCCGCTGGATTTTGGCTTCGTCCCGGCGGCGGTGTACGACACGCACGCCTACTACGAGCCCGGGGCGATGGGGATACTCTTCCACATGGTCCACGCTTTTCTCTTCGTGGTCCAGCCAAACTCCTTCCCCAAAG atCTGATTGTTAAAGTAATTCAGCAAAATATGGGAGGAATCAAACTTGAAGAATGGAGAAAG CCAGACAACGTTGTCCTCCTGCTCGAG GGATTCTACTATGAGCTGGGCTTCCTGGTCTGCGCGACCATCGGCCTCTTGTTCGTGGTCCTGGTCCCCGTGTTGGGCATGTGCTTCTGTGTTTGTCGTTGCTGCGAGAATTGCGGAGGAGAGATGCACCAGAGACAGAGGAAGAACACCGACTGCCGACGAGGCTTCTTCACAGCCACGCTCATCGTCACCACCATTTTAATTAT TTTGGGGGTGGTCGTGGCCCACGCGGCAAACCACAACATGAGCTCTCACATCAAGAGCACTCGGCGGTTCATTAACACCAACATCAGAGACTTGAAGACGTTCGCCAATAACACGCCTGCG CAAATCGAATACATGACAGCACAATACACAACAGCCAAGAATAAAGTCCTGTCCGAACTTGACA ACATTGGACCTTTGCTGGGTGGGAGGATTCACAGTCAGCTGGAGAAGGAGGTCGTTCCCTCCCTGGACACGGCCCTGCGTATGGCTGGAG CCATGCGTGAGACCAAGGAGGCCCTGGAGAACGTCAGCTCTTCACTGCAGGTTCTCCAAGAAGGCACGGATAGGCTCAAGGACAGTCTGTCCACAGAGCGAGCGTCGCTGTCCAACACTTTGTCAGACCCAGCCTGCACCAACGGTGCCGTGTCGCCAAGCTGCAACGCCATTCGATCCACCCTCTTCCAGCTGGGTATCAATGCTGACTTCTCAAAG CTCCCAGGTGTGGACTATGCCTTGGAGAACGTCCACACGGTCCTGAAAACAGACCTCAGCAACATTATACAGAGG GGCTACTCGTCCTTCAATGACACGCCGAGGCTGGTCAAagaacaaaccaaaaacattgtAGCAG TGTTACCCC gggTGAAAGGAATGCTAGATAAAATCGGCTCAGAGATCAACAACTTTGCCAAGATGTTTCCAGTGGAGGCGTCGCTAGCCAACTTCACTATATTCCTCAGCCAGGGGCAGAAAAACATTGAGTCCTACTATGCCCAGATTGACCAGATCGACTTCTACAG GTGGATTGGCTGCGTGGCGGTACTGTGCATGGTGGTCCTCATCCTGTCCTTCAACCTCCTGGGGCTGCTGTGCGGTACATGCGGCTACGACAAGCAGGCCACGCCAACCACCCGCGGCTGCCTGTCCAACACTGGCGGGAACCTGCTCATGGC CGGGGTGGgcttctccttcgtcttcgcCTGGGTGCTGATGGCCATCGTCACCACGCTGTTCGTCGTCGGTGGCAATGTGGAGAAGATACTATGTGAGCCACTGGCCAACCGGCAGCTGTTCCAG ATCATAGACACGCCTTTCCTTGTCCATCCGGCCAAGAAGAACTTCCTTCCTGGGATGCTGTTTCAGAACCCGAACATTGACTTAACACTGGGAAGCATGTACag ggagtGCTACGATAACAACGGCTTGTATCATGCTCTGCAGCTTGAGACCAtgttcaacatcaactccttCCTCAACAGGACAGTG TACAATAAGGACCTGGCCAAAGTATTTGAGAGTGTGCAGGTGGACCTGCAGGACATCACGCTGCTGGAGCACACGGGCAGAGACAACCTCATCAACTTTGCCAACGCGGGCATCGGAATCATCGACTACGAAGCATACCTGGCTGAG GTGAATAAGGGAGTCACACTTGTGgaccttctgaccttctccacTGACCTGGAGGGCCAGGCTGACCAGCTT ccaCGTGGCGCCCTGGAGAATGCGCTGAAAGGTCATGCCAGCAGCATCCGACAGATTCACAGAGAACTGGTGGTCCCCATGGAGCAAGCCATG AGCACCATGAGTCAAAGTATAAAGCAGCTGCAGAAAACCTCCAGTGACCTGCCG GTGAAGGTGACCAACATCCTGAGCGCCATTGACGCAGCAGAGTACCTCATCAGTAACAACGCCTCACATGTGGTGAACCAG gagaccaaaAACTATGCCCAAAGCTTGGTGGGATACTTCAAACAGTACACAGACTGGGTTCACAACTCT CTGACTGCAGAAGTGGCTCAGTGTAAACCCATCAGCAACATTGTGGACAGCATGGAGATTGTAGCATGCAGCTTCATTGCAGACTCAGTG aaTACGTTCTGGTTCGGACTGGGACTCTGCAGCATCGTCCTGCTCCCCAGTATCATCATCTCCATCAAACTGGCCAAATACTACCGAAGAATGGACACGGAAGACGTCTTTGAAGA tAGCTCCCCCTATAGTGACACCCTGATCCAATTCCCTCGAGCCTCGGCTCCCCCAATCTGCTCCGACTGCTGA
- the prom1b gene encoding prominin 1 b isoform X6, with amino-acid sequence MLWTRWLVLLLCWWGSASGHYQQPKQGDSRADPHRQRSAPPVEPLDFGFVPAAVYDTHAYYEPGAMGILFHMVHAFLFVVQPNSFPKDLIVKVIQQNMGGIKLEEWRKPDNVVLLLEGFYYELGFLVCATIGLLFVVLVPVLGMCFCVCRCCENCGGEMHQRQRKNTDCRRGFFTATLIVTTILIILGVVVAHAANHNMSSHIKSTRRFINTNIRDLKTFANNTPAQIEYMTAQYTTAKNKVLSELDNIGPLLGGRIHSQLEKEVVPSLDTALRMAGVKVENAIKAMRETKEALENVSSSLQVLQEGTDRLKDSLSTERASLSNTLSDPACTNGAVSPSCNAIRSTLFQLGINADFSKLPGVDYALENVHTVLKTDLSNIIQRGYSSFNDTPRLVKEQTKNIVAVLPRVKGMLDKIGSEINNFAKMFPVEASLANFTIFLSQGQKNIESYYAQIDQIDFYRWIGCVAVLCMVVLILSFNLLGLLCGTCGYDKQATPTTRGCLSNTGGNLLMAGVGFSFVFAWVLMAIVTTLFVVGGNVEKILCEPLANRQLFQNFLPGMLFQNPNIDLTLGSMYRECYDNNGLYHALQLETMFNINSFLNRTVYNKDLAKVFESVQVDLQDITLLEHTGRDNLINFANAGIGIIDYEAYLAEVNKGVTLVDLLTFSTDLEGQADQLPRGALENALKGHASSIRQIHRELVVPMEQAMKYVRARSTMSQSIKQLQKTSSDLPVKVTNILSAIDAAEYLISNNASHVVNQETKNYAQSLVGYFKQYTDWVHNSLTAEVAQCKPISNIVDSMEIVACSFIADSVNTFWFGLGLCSIVLLPSIIISIKLAKYYRRMDTEDVFEDSSPYSDTLIQFPRASAPPICSDC; translated from the exons ATGTTGTGGACACGGTGGCTCGTGTTGCTGCTGTGCTGGTGGGGTTCCGCGAGCGGCCATTATCAGCAGCCGAAGCAGGGTGACTCGAGAGCGGACCCCCACCGGCAGCGCTCGGCACCGCCGGTGGAGCCGCTGGATTTTGGCTTCGTCCCGGCGGCGGTGTACGACACGCACGCCTACTACGAGCCCGGGGCGATGGGGATACTCTTCCACATGGTCCACGCTTTTCTCTTCGTGGTCCAGCCAAACTCCTTCCCCAAAG atCTGATTGTTAAAGTAATTCAGCAAAATATGGGAGGAATCAAACTTGAAGAATGGAGAAAG CCAGACAACGTTGTCCTCCTGCTCGAG GGATTCTACTATGAGCTGGGCTTCCTGGTCTGCGCGACCATCGGCCTCTTGTTCGTGGTCCTGGTCCCCGTGTTGGGCATGTGCTTCTGTGTTTGTCGTTGCTGCGAGAATTGCGGAGGAGAGATGCACCAGAGACAGAGGAAGAACACCGACTGCCGACGAGGCTTCTTCACAGCCACGCTCATCGTCACCACCATTTTAATTAT TTTGGGGGTGGTCGTGGCCCACGCGGCAAACCACAACATGAGCTCTCACATCAAGAGCACTCGGCGGTTCATTAACACCAACATCAGAGACTTGAAGACGTTCGCCAATAACACGCCTGCG CAAATCGAATACATGACAGCACAATACACAACAGCCAAGAATAAAGTCCTGTCCGAACTTGACA ACATTGGACCTTTGCTGGGTGGGAGGATTCACAGTCAGCTGGAGAAGGAGGTCGTTCCCTCCCTGGACACGGCCCTGCGTATGGCTGGAG TTAAAGTCGAGAATGCAATCAAAG CCATGCGTGAGACCAAGGAGGCCCTGGAGAACGTCAGCTCTTCACTGCAGGTTCTCCAAGAAGGCACGGATAGGCTCAAGGACAGTCTGTCCACAGAGCGAGCGTCGCTGTCCAACACTTTGTCAGACCCAGCCTGCACCAACGGTGCCGTGTCGCCAAGCTGCAACGCCATTCGATCCACCCTCTTCCAGCTGGGTATCAATGCTGACTTCTCAAAG CTCCCAGGTGTGGACTATGCCTTGGAGAACGTCCACACGGTCCTGAAAACAGACCTCAGCAACATTATACAGAGG GGCTACTCGTCCTTCAATGACACGCCGAGGCTGGTCAAagaacaaaccaaaaacattgtAGCAG TGTTACCCC gggTGAAAGGAATGCTAGATAAAATCGGCTCAGAGATCAACAACTTTGCCAAGATGTTTCCAGTGGAGGCGTCGCTAGCCAACTTCACTATATTCCTCAGCCAGGGGCAGAAAAACATTGAGTCCTACTATGCCCAGATTGACCAGATCGACTTCTACAG GTGGATTGGCTGCGTGGCGGTACTGTGCATGGTGGTCCTCATCCTGTCCTTCAACCTCCTGGGGCTGCTGTGCGGTACATGCGGCTACGACAAGCAGGCCACGCCAACCACCCGCGGCTGCCTGTCCAACACTGGCGGGAACCTGCTCATGGC CGGGGTGGgcttctccttcgtcttcgcCTGGGTGCTGATGGCCATCGTCACCACGCTGTTCGTCGTCGGTGGCAATGTGGAGAAGATACTATGTGAGCCACTGGCCAACCGGCAGCTGTTCCAG AACTTCCTTCCTGGGATGCTGTTTCAGAACCCGAACATTGACTTAACACTGGGAAGCATGTACag ggagtGCTACGATAACAACGGCTTGTATCATGCTCTGCAGCTTGAGACCAtgttcaacatcaactccttCCTCAACAGGACAGTG TACAATAAGGACCTGGCCAAAGTATTTGAGAGTGTGCAGGTGGACCTGCAGGACATCACGCTGCTGGAGCACACGGGCAGAGACAACCTCATCAACTTTGCCAACGCGGGCATCGGAATCATCGACTACGAAGCATACCTGGCTGAG GTGAATAAGGGAGTCACACTTGTGgaccttctgaccttctccacTGACCTGGAGGGCCAGGCTGACCAGCTT ccaCGTGGCGCCCTGGAGAATGCGCTGAAAGGTCATGCCAGCAGCATCCGACAGATTCACAGAGAACTGGTGGTCCCCATGGAGCAAGCCATG AAATATGTCCGTGCCAGG AGCACCATGAGTCAAAGTATAAAGCAGCTGCAGAAAACCTCCAGTGACCTGCCG GTGAAGGTGACCAACATCCTGAGCGCCATTGACGCAGCAGAGTACCTCATCAGTAACAACGCCTCACATGTGGTGAACCAG gagaccaaaAACTATGCCCAAAGCTTGGTGGGATACTTCAAACAGTACACAGACTGGGTTCACAACTCT CTGACTGCAGAAGTGGCTCAGTGTAAACCCATCAGCAACATTGTGGACAGCATGGAGATTGTAGCATGCAGCTTCATTGCAGACTCAGTG aaTACGTTCTGGTTCGGACTGGGACTCTGCAGCATCGTCCTGCTCCCCAGTATCATCATCTCCATCAAACTGGCCAAATACTACCGAAGAATGGACACGGAAGACGTCTTTGAAGA tAGCTCCCCCTATAGTGACACCCTGATCCAATTCCCTCGAGCCTCGGCTCCCCCAATCTGCTCCGACTGCTGA